The following are from one region of the Stigmatopora argus isolate UIUO_Sarg chromosome 9, RoL_Sarg_1.0, whole genome shotgun sequence genome:
- the slc7a11 gene encoding cystine/glutamate transporter, producing MKRSAAGDAREDEYGCRELPPGERKEKRVQLGKKVTLLSGTSVIVGTIIGAGIFISPKGILKNSGSVGMSLIVWIVCGVLSLFGALSYAELGTCIKKSGGHYTYLLEAFGPHLAFIKLWTDLIAIRPAGMAVISLAFGQYILEPFFMPCDVSPAAVKLVTAIGLTSVMFTNSMSVTWTARIQIFFTISKLLAIATIIVPGLYQLFKGETHNFESSFELSDVKVSTLPLALYSGMYAYSGWFYLNFVTEEVDRSERTVPLAICISMAIVSVCYVLTNVAYHTVMSVEEILASEAVAVTFAKKLMGNFSFAVPVFVALSCYGSMNGCLLVISRMFLVASREGQLPQVYSMIHVRRNTPIPAVLILYPMTMLQLFLGDIYSLLNFMSFLRWLSIGVVVLGLVYLRYTRPDLPRPFKVPIFIPLVFSLTCFFMVFLSLYSDPVNTGIGFAISLTGIPAYYVFVYDNWRPKWLQKALDSMNRSLQILLEVVPVEQ from the exons ATGAAGCGCTCGGCCGCCGGGGACGCCAGGGAAGACGAGTATGGATGCCGCGAGCTTCCCCCGGGGGAGAGAAAGGAGAAAAGAGTTCAACTGGGGAAGAAAGTCACGCTACTTTCGGGGACTTCTGTCATCGTGGGGACCATTATCGGCGCCGGGATCTTCATTTCTCCCAAAGGGATCCTGAAGAACTCGGGCAGCGTCGGAATGTCTCTCATCGTGTGGATCGTTTGCGGCGTGCTCTCGCTTTTTG GAGCCTTGTCCTATGCTGAACTGGGAACTTGCATCAAGAAATCCGGTGGACATTATACATACTTACTGGAGGCTTTCGGTCCACATTTGGCTTTTATTAAACTATGGACGGATCTCATCGCTATCAG GCCTGCCGGGATGGCAGTCATCAGTCTGGCTTTCGGACAATACATTCTGGAACCCTTCTTCATGCCCTGTGATGTTTCACCTGCTGCTGTCAAACTGGTAACAGCCATTGGTCTCA CTTCCGTCATGTTCACCAACAGCATGAGCGTGACGTGGACGGCGCGCATTCAAATCTTCTTCACCATCTCCAAGCTGCTGGCCATCGCCACCATCATCGTTCCCGGACTCTACCAGTTGTTCAAAG GGGAGACGCACAACTTTGAGAGTTCCTTTGAGCTCAGCGACGTGAAGGTGTCAACTTTACCTCTGGCCTTGTACTCTGGGATGTACGCGTACTCCGGCTG GTTCTACCTCAATTTTGTCACAGAGGAAGTGGATCGCTCGGAGAG GACGGTTCCCTTGGCTATCTGCATCTCCATGGCGATTGTATCCGTCTGCTACGTGCTGACCAACGTCGCCTATCACACCGTCATGTCCGTGGAGGAGATCCTGGCCTCTGAAGCGGTGGCTGTG ACGTTTGCAAAGAAGTTGATGGGGAATTTTTCCTTTGCAGTGCCAGTCTTTGTGGCCTTGTCGTGCTACGGCTCCATGAACGGTTGCCTCTTGGTCATTTCCAG AATGTTCTTGGTGGCATCACGTGAAGGACAACTACCCCAAGTTTACTCCATGATTCACGTCCGCAGAAACACTCCGATTCCTGCCGTCCTCATACTG TACCCCATGACCATGCTCCAGCTGTTTCTGGGGGACATCTATAGCCTGCTCAACTTCATGAGCTTTCTACGTTGGCTATCTATTGGCGTCGTGGTACTTGGTCTGGTCTATCTTCGATACACCCGACCCGACCTCCCGCGTCCCTTCAAG GTGCCCATCTTCATCCCGCTGGTGTTCAGCCTGACCTGTTTCTTCATGGTCTTCCTCTCGCTGTACTCCGACCCGGTCAACACGGGCATCGGATTTGCCATTTCCCTGACGGGCATCCCGGCCTACTACGTCTTTGTGTACGACAATTGGAGGCCCAAATGGTTACAAAAGGCTTTAG ATTCTATGAACAGAAGCTTGCAGATTCTTCTGGAAGTGGTTCCTGTTGAACAATAA
- the LOC144082237 gene encoding nocturnin-like, with translation MNLTRRYSTLLNQMCMSSLEGSPSRRAFSPAPAVKPAAEIRRDNLGVDKSALQVKSAGTSITGVVSACPMGAKSSRPFSALAQTLSSSTLEQRVEHLEQEDLSVLDPDQLLRECQEVLQSRPTRPRRNLIRPEEDPSSSGHRLGPSVRIMQWNILAQALGEGKDGFVRCPLEALNWKERKYLILEEILTRRPDVVCLQEVDHYYDTFQPVMAGLGYHGSFLAKPRSPCLDVEKNNGPDGCALFYRRSRFSPRSHAHLRLSAAAIPTNQVAIAQVLQCRLTGRQLCVAVTHLKARSGWERLRSAQGADLLRRLGGLSAARTHPLVVCGDFNAEPSEDVHRRFRASPLGLHSAYKLLSADGRTEPPYTSWKIRPSGESRGTLDYIWYSRGALRVDGLLDIPGEEQIGPDRLPSFHYPSDHLSLICDISFWGESIR, from the exons ATGAATTTAACTCGGCGGTATTCAACTCTTCTGAACCAAATGTGTATGTCATCGCTGGAGGGAAGTCCGAGCAGAAGAGCATTTTCACCGGCTCCTGCCGTCAAACCTGCCGCGGAGATCCGGCGTGATAACCTGGGAGTGGACAAAAGTGCTTTACAAGTCAAGTCGGCTGGGACATCCATTACGGGAGTTGTGTCAG CCTGTCCAATGGGTGCCAAGAGCAGCAGGCCGTTTAGTGCCTTGGCCCAGACTCTGAGCAGCAGCACCTTGGAGCAAAGAGTGGAGCATCTGGAGCAGGAGGACCTGAGCGTGCTTGACCCAGACCAGCTGCTCAGAGAGTGCCAGGAGGTCCTACAGAGTCGTCCGACCAGGCCCCGCAGAAATCTGATCCGTCCCGAGGAAGACCCATCCTCCTCCGGCCACCGGCTCGGCCCCTCCGTTCGAATAATGCAGTGGAACATACTTGCGCAAG CACTCGGCGAAGGGAAGGACGGATTCGTCCGGTGTCCTCTGGAGGCCCTCAACTGGAAGGAGAGGAAGTACCTGATCCTGGAGGAGATCCTCACCCGCCGCCCCGACGTGGTTTGTCTCCAGGAAGTGGACCATTACTACGACACCTTCCAGCCCGTGATGGCCGGCCTGGGTTACCACGGGAGCTTCTTGGCCAAGCCCCGCTCGCCCTGCCTGGACGTGGAGAAGAACAACGGGCCGGACGGCTGCGCCCTGTTCTACCGACGCTCGCGCTTCTCCCCGCGCAGCCACGCCCACCTGCGCCTGTCGGCCGCCGCCATCCCCACCAACCAGGTGGCCATCGCGCAGGTGCTCCAGTGCCGGCTGACGGGGCGGCAGCTGTGCGTGGCCGTCACGCACCTGAAAGCCCGAAGCGGCTGGGAGAGGCTGCGCAGCGCGCAGGGCGCCGACCTGCTGCGGCGCCTGGGGGGCCTGTCGGCGGCCAGGACTCACCCCCTGGTGGTGTGCGGGGACTTCAACGCCGAGCCCTCCGAGGATGTCCACCGGCGCTTCCGAGCCTCGCCGCTCGGCCTGCACTCGGCGTACAAACTGCTGAGcgccgacggacggacggagccgCCTTACACCAGCTGGAAGATCCGCCCCAGCGGCGAGAGCCGCGGCACCCTGGACTACATCTGGTACAGCCGGGGCGCCTTGAGGGTGGACGGCCTGCTGGACATTCCCGGCGAAGAGCAGATAGGTCCCGACCGACTACCTTCCTTTCACTACCCTTCCGATCATTTGTCGCTCATTTGTGACATCAGCTTCTGGGGAGAGAGCATAAGATAG